From Microtus ochrogaster isolate Prairie Vole_2 unplaced genomic scaffold, MicOch1.0 UNK66, whole genome shotgun sequence, one genomic window encodes:
- the LOC101998110 gene encoding probable G-protein coupled receptor 141 yields MGVMNGTIMSNGSSTDQDYCNAFCRIILITVYSVVLFGGTIGTVTMSYMMFKRNSQSAIATIIINIIVLHSLLLISLPFRLSYYLSAVWKLGSFACQVVSGLIYGHMYFTFVFYVAIVILRLLIYFKKLQMQQLQKFHAVVLSIIIWMVGSFIFLPIFFLQYGTDPSYTEQQQRCFEFHRSLNCTDTIIINYSIIAIMMTTVLSLFLLQLAVILCLIRDYWPDMWAHQDYRAQIKSFFFLVVIVVCFIPHHAFRIYFIQNYPKEKNSKLILYNEICVALTAFCCLDMLCFIGGIIH; encoded by the coding sequence ATGGGTGTGATGAATGGAACCATAATGTCAAATGGCTCAAGCACGGACCAAGACTACTGTAATGCCTTCTGCAGAATTATTCTGATAACAGTCTATAGTGTGGTTTTATTTGGAGGCACCATTGGAACAGTTACGATGTCATATATGATGTTCAAAAGGAATAGTCAATCAGCGATTGCCACGATCATCATTAATATCATTGTGCTACACTCCCTCCTCCTGATTAGTCTGCCATTCCGCCTCAGCTACTATCTCTCAGCAGTCTGGAAGCTTGGGTCTTTTGCCTGCCAAGTGGTTAGTGGCCTCATATATGGTCATATGtactttacttttgttttctatgtggCCATTGTCATACTTCGGTTGCTCATCTATTTTAAGAAACTCCAAATGCAACAGCTACAAAAGTTCCATGCCGTGGTTCTAAGTATTATTATTTGGATGGTAGGAAGCTTCATCTTTTtgccaatattttttttacagtatgGCACAGATCCAAGTTACACAGAGCAACAACAACGATGTTTTGAGTTTCATAGATCTCTCAACTGCACAGATACCATAATCATAAACTACTCTATAATTGCCATTATGATGACAACAGTTCTGTCCCTCTTTCTGTTACAGCTCGCTGTAATTCTTTGTTTGATAAGAGACTATTGGCCTGATATGTGGGCCCATCAGGATTACCGAGCTCAAATCAAGAGTTTCTTCTTCCTGGTAGTCATCGTTGTCTGCTTCATACCCCACCATGCTTTCAggatatattttattcaaaattaccCAAAGGAAAAGAATTCTAAATTGATACTTTACAATGAAATTTGTGTTGCTTTAACGGCCTTCTGCTGCCTGGACATGTTGTGTTTCATAGGTGGCATCATCCATTAG